A stretch of the Dechloromonas sp. TW-R-39-2 genome encodes the following:
- a CDS encoding SRPBCC family protein — MKHFLALCGLILVSALHAAPGQDVLRQEDIAVDYRNGHYYATLSLQTAAQPNVAQQVLTDFDHMSEFVPNLTHSRIISHAGNVFMIEQQGRAGFGPFSIRFASQRRVELLPGGKLVSQAVAGTARSMHSELHIQASGNGTRIDYHLDMEPEHWIPSGVGISIMRHELHEQFTALAHEIERRQQLSAHR, encoded by the coding sequence GTGAAACACTTCCTCGCGCTCTGCGGACTGATCCTGGTATCGGCGTTACATGCCGCTCCAGGACAGGACGTACTGCGCCAGGAAGATATCGCGGTCGACTATCGAAACGGGCACTATTACGCGACCCTGAGTCTGCAGACTGCCGCCCAGCCCAACGTGGCACAGCAAGTACTGACAGATTTCGATCACATGTCGGAATTTGTGCCCAATCTGACCCACAGCCGGATCATTTCGCATGCCGGCAACGTATTCATGATCGAGCAGCAGGGACGTGCCGGCTTCGGGCCGTTCAGTATCCGCTTTGCCTCCCAGCGACGGGTCGAACTGCTACCGGGAGGAAAGCTGGTTTCCCAGGCAGTTGCCGGCACAGCCAGGTCGATGCACAGCGAATTGCATATCCAGGCCAGCGGGAACGGAACCCGGATCGACTACCATCTCGACATGGAACCTGAGCACTGGATACCGTCAGGTGTTGGAATCAGCATCATGCGTCACGAACTTCATGAGCAGTTCACCGCACTTGCCCACGAAATCGAGCGCCGGCAGCAACTCTCCGCCCACCGCTAA
- a CDS encoding MFS transporter, with protein sequence MPSSHTSPDARRDLETISLIGFVHGVSHFFHLLLPPLFPWLMAEFGLSFTAIGVTMTVFFVISGIGQAAAGFLVDRFGAARILAIGIGCFALSGVVLYFANGYAMLIAVAAIAGLGNSVFHPADFTVLNRHVSQPRLGHAFSIHGLSGNIGWGLAPIFMTSIAAYAGWRYAALGASLLALSALALLLWRRSALASPLIEEADKTVSSNASIFDFLTVRAVWLCFLFFLLITSAFGAIQNFASPILQALYGLTITSAASALSAYLFGGAGGILLGGFLARKGEQERLITAALGTAAALAILLAIGILPGWSILPLMAAIGFCTGIAGPSRDLLVRRAATARFGQAAFGRIYGFVYSGLDVGLALAPAVFGQLMDGGRYSDVLIGIAVLQTLAIFTALRVSKTI encoded by the coding sequence ATGCCTTCATCTCATACCTCGCCGGATGCACGCCGCGATCTCGAAACCATTTCGCTGATCGGTTTCGTACATGGCGTATCGCACTTCTTTCATTTGCTGCTTCCACCGCTCTTTCCATGGTTAATGGCGGAATTCGGGCTGAGCTTCACGGCCATCGGCGTCACGATGACCGTGTTCTTTGTCATTTCCGGGATAGGCCAGGCGGCAGCCGGTTTTCTGGTCGACCGCTTTGGTGCGGCGCGCATACTGGCAATCGGCATTGGCTGCTTTGCCTTGTCAGGTGTCGTCCTTTATTTTGCCAACGGCTACGCCATGCTGATTGCCGTCGCAGCGATTGCCGGCCTGGGCAACAGCGTTTTTCACCCGGCTGATTTCACCGTACTCAACCGCCATGTCTCGCAACCGCGACTGGGCCACGCATTCTCGATTCATGGCTTGTCCGGCAATATCGGCTGGGGTCTGGCGCCCATTTTCATGACCAGCATTGCCGCTTACGCAGGCTGGCGCTACGCCGCCCTCGGCGCCTCGCTGCTGGCCCTGAGCGCACTGGCTCTGCTGCTCTGGCGACGTTCAGCACTGGCCAGCCCACTCATTGAGGAAGCCGACAAAACAGTATCGAGCAATGCTTCGATTTTCGATTTCCTGACGGTCCGTGCCGTCTGGCTCTGCTTTCTGTTTTTCTTGCTGATCACTTCGGCATTCGGCGCCATTCAGAACTTTGCCAGCCCTATCCTGCAGGCTCTTTACGGACTGACCATCACCAGTGCTGCCAGCGCTTTATCGGCTTATCTTTTTGGGGGGGCTGGCGGCATTCTGCTCGGCGGCTTCCTGGCCAGGAAAGGCGAACAGGAACGCCTGATTACCGCAGCACTGGGCACCGCTGCCGCCCTGGCCATACTGCTCGCAATCGGCATTCTGCCTGGCTGGAGCATCCTGCCACTGATGGCGGCCATCGGTTTCTGCACCGGCATCGCCGGTCCATCGCGCGACTTGCTGGTTCGGCGGGCAGCGACCGCTCGTTTCGGCCAGGCGGCCTTCGGCCGGATTTACGGTTTTGTCTATTCCGGACTCGATGTCGGGCTGGCGCTAGCCCCTGCCGTTTTCGGCCAGTTGATGGATGGCGGACGTTACAGCGATGTCCTGATCGGCATCGCCGTCTTGCAGACACTGGCGATCTTTACCGCTTTGCGTGTCAGCAAGACCATCTGA
- a CDS encoding efflux RND transporter permease subunit yields the protein MIKRIVHFALNQPLFIILGLVLFIGLGISAFRSLPIEAFPDVTDTQVTIISLYPGRAPEEVEKQVTIPLEIALAGVPNSIRMFSHTQFGLSFIVVTFDEKPSLFMARQLIQERLRGLDLPAGVEPELAPPATATGEIFRYRLEAPGLKASEIRAIQDWTVARHIKQVPGIADVVSFGGPIRQYEVRPNLDKLRDYKLTIGQLFSALQRANANAGGGSVAQGRQQFLIRSLGLLHSSADIGQVVIAENKGTPIFVRDVAEVVESRVPEQGIVGVSDAQGDQDDVVSGIVLLRKDENPSMVLDALKAKVDTLNSSVLPSGVKLIPFYDRSWLISKTLKTVFMNLLEGALLVTLVLYLFLADLRAAGIVASIIPLALLGTFMGLSAVGIPANLLSLGAMDFGIIVDGAVIVIENIFRRLGEAHRDDDHRPQSRTIQEAVIEIGRPTVFSMIIIIVAHLPIFTMQRHEGKIFAPMAYSVVAALITSLILSLTLVPFLSKIAFKNHVPHEETKLMHWFMNRYEPALKWVLANTKRVLLIALGALAFTAAMVPQLGTEFLPELNEGSIWINITLPTSVSVDEAKKELRTLRRVIADFPEVNAVISKGGRPEDGTDPKNINMTEMLVDLKPESEWRKGMSKDALVREMEDKLNDRPGIEPTFSQPVRDQILESISQIDGQIVIKLFGDDLTVLKANANQLLDKIGNVPGVVKAFIDRDGDLPQYRLEIDRAAAARYGLNVMDVQDVVETALAGKAATELWEGDRHFSVVLRLDEKARQLDQLKDVLVPTPSGAQIPLASLVDFKLGSGAMNIARESGQRVVAIGVFIRDRDMGSVVADMQVHARDIKLPQGNSITWSGEFENQERAMKRLMLVVPLSILFIFLLLFDAFESFRDALIIICNIPFALIGGIFALLLTGIPLSVSAAIGFIALFGQAVLNGVVMVSYINQLKKEGLDDYQAIFQGAMSRLRTVLMTALLAMLGLLPMALSHGIGSETQRPLALVVIGGLITATILTLFVLPTLYYFVSTHPRFAKALH from the coding sequence ATGATCAAGCGCATCGTTCACTTTGCACTGAATCAGCCCCTGTTCATCATTCTCGGGCTGGTGCTGTTCATCGGCCTGGGCATTTCTGCTTTCCGTTCGTTGCCGATCGAAGCTTTCCCGGACGTTACCGACACCCAGGTCACCATCATTTCACTCTACCCCGGCCGGGCGCCGGAAGAAGTCGAAAAGCAGGTCACCATTCCGCTTGAAATTGCCCTGGCCGGTGTCCCCAACTCGATCCGCATGTTCTCCCACACGCAGTTCGGGCTCTCGTTCATCGTCGTCACTTTCGACGAGAAACCGAGTCTTTTCATGGCCCGCCAGTTGATCCAGGAACGCCTGCGCGGACTGGACCTGCCGGCCGGAGTCGAGCCTGAACTGGCACCACCGGCCACGGCAACCGGTGAAATTTTCCGTTATCGCCTCGAAGCCCCGGGCCTCAAGGCCAGTGAAATCCGTGCCATTCAGGATTGGACGGTGGCCCGCCATATCAAGCAAGTGCCGGGTATTGCCGATGTCGTCTCCTTTGGCGGCCCGATTCGGCAATACGAGGTTCGCCCCAATCTGGACAAGCTGCGCGATTACAAGCTGACCATCGGCCAGCTTTTCTCTGCCTTGCAGCGCGCCAATGCCAATGCCGGCGGCGGCTCCGTGGCGCAGGGACGGCAGCAGTTCCTGATTCGTTCGCTTGGCCTGCTTCACTCTTCAGCCGACATCGGCCAGGTCGTGATTGCCGAAAACAAAGGCACGCCGATTTTTGTCCGTGACGTTGCCGAGGTGGTCGAGTCGCGCGTTCCCGAGCAAGGCATTGTCGGTGTCAGCGATGCACAGGGCGATCAGGATGACGTGGTTTCAGGCATTGTCCTGCTGCGCAAGGATGAAAATCCGTCGATGGTGCTCGATGCCTTGAAAGCCAAGGTCGATACCCTGAACAGCAGTGTCCTGCCAAGCGGCGTCAAGCTGATTCCGTTTTACGATCGTTCATGGCTGATCAGCAAGACGCTGAAGACGGTTTTCATGAACTTGCTGGAAGGCGCCCTGCTCGTCACCCTGGTGCTTTATCTCTTCCTCGCCGATTTGCGTGCTGCCGGGATTGTCGCCTCGATCATCCCGCTCGCCCTGCTTGGCACCTTCATGGGGCTGTCGGCCGTCGGCATTCCGGCCAATCTGCTGTCGCTGGGCGCAATGGACTTCGGGATCATCGTCGATGGTGCGGTGATCGTCATTGAAAACATTTTCCGGCGCCTGGGTGAAGCCCACCGCGACGATGATCACCGGCCGCAGTCGCGGACCATTCAGGAAGCCGTCATCGAGATCGGCCGGCCCACCGTGTTTTCAATGATCATCATCATCGTTGCCCATCTGCCGATTTTCACGATGCAGCGCCACGAAGGCAAAATCTTTGCTCCCATGGCCTATTCCGTCGTGGCTGCACTGATCACCTCGCTGATCCTTTCCCTGACGCTGGTTCCCTTCCTGTCGAAAATAGCTTTCAAGAACCACGTGCCGCATGAGGAAACCAAACTCATGCACTGGTTCATGAATCGCTACGAACCGGCTCTCAAATGGGTGTTGGCCAATACCAAACGGGTTTTGCTGATTGCGCTCGGTGCACTGGCGTTTACTGCGGCCATGGTGCCGCAACTGGGTACCGAGTTTTTGCCCGAGCTGAATGAAGGATCGATCTGGATCAATATCACCCTGCCGACCTCGGTCTCGGTTGATGAAGCCAAGAAGGAACTGCGCACCCTGCGCCGGGTGATCGCCGACTTCCCGGAGGTGAATGCGGTCATTTCGAAGGGCGGACGCCCCGAGGATGGCACCGATCCCAAGAATATCAACATGACTGAAATGCTGGTCGACCTCAAGCCGGAATCGGAATGGCGCAAAGGGATGTCGAAGGATGCACTGGTCCGCGAAATGGAAGACAAGCTCAACGACCGTCCAGGAATCGAGCCAACCTTCAGTCAGCCGGTACGCGACCAGATTCTCGAATCCATTTCGCAAATCGACGGCCAGATCGTCATCAAGCTTTTTGGTGACGACCTGACTGTCCTGAAAGCCAATGCCAATCAGTTGCTCGACAAGATCGGCAACGTGCCGGGCGTCGTCAAGGCATTCATCGACCGTGACGGCGACCTGCCTCAATATCGACTGGAAATCGATCGGGCAGCCGCGGCCCGCTACGGACTCAATGTGATGGATGTCCAGGATGTCGTCGAGACCGCACTGGCCGGCAAGGCAGCCACTGAACTGTGGGAAGGCGACCGTCATTTCAGCGTAGTTCTCCGTCTTGACGAAAAGGCCCGCCAACTCGATCAGCTCAAGGATGTGCTAGTCCCGACGCCTTCCGGGGCGCAAATACCGCTCGCCAGCCTGGTCGATTTCAAGCTGGGTAGCGGCGCCATGAACATTGCCCGCGAATCGGGACAACGCGTTGTGGCCATCGGTGTGTTCATCCGCGATCGCGACATGGGCAGCGTGGTCGCTGACATGCAGGTACACGCCCGCGACATCAAGCTGCCACAGGGCAATTCGATCACCTGGTCTGGCGAGTTCGAGAATCAGGAGCGTGCGATGAAACGCCTGATGCTGGTCGTTCCACTCTCCATCCTGTTCATCTTCCTGCTGCTGTTCGATGCCTTCGAATCGTTCCGCGATGCACTGATCATCATCTGCAACATTCCGTTTGCCCTGATCGGCGGCATTTTCGCCCTGCTGCTCACCGGTATTCCCCTGTCCGTCTCGGCAGCCATCGGCTTCATTGCCCTGTTTGGCCAGGCGGTCCTGAACGGAGTGGTCATGGTCAGTTATATCAACCAATTGAAAAAAGAAGGCCTGGACGATTACCAGGCAATTTTCCAGGGAGCAATGTCACGACTGCGCACCGTGCTGATGACCGCACTGCTCGCCATGCTCGGCCTGCTGCCGATGGCGCTGTCGCACGGCATCGGTTCGGAAACCCAGCGTCCGCTGGCACTGGTCGTGATTGGCGGCTTGATTACAGCAACCATCCTGACCTTGTTTGTGCTGCCAACGCTGTATTACTTCGTCTCGACTCACCCACGTTTTGCCAAGGCACTGCATTGA
- a CDS encoding YecA family protein, which yields MNLAPLNDSDLDRLEQVLEADVFQGDAMRLDEIQAILCAIVSGPIPVAPAVWLPDVLGKGAEKTDDPQVAEALELLMRLNNDIAAALLADETVSPVLYPIDESCENYDYAAWADSYVYGAGLAGDWYELAGKHAEDLSELLEPMFLLNGMLKEDVEKSGDRWFSPAEEARLIDDIQENLPVIVQALYNFWRNKRSGGTVRNEEPKSGRNDPCPCGSGRKFKQCCGRPDKLN from the coding sequence ATGAACCTAGCTCCACTCAACGACAGCGATCTCGACCGGCTTGAACAGGTACTTGAAGCCGACGTATTTCAGGGCGATGCGATGCGCCTGGACGAAATCCAGGCGATTCTTTGCGCCATTGTCAGCGGCCCGATTCCGGTTGCTCCTGCGGTCTGGTTGCCGGATGTGCTCGGCAAGGGCGCCGAAAAGACGGACGATCCGCAAGTGGCCGAGGCCCTCGAATTGCTGATGCGCCTGAACAACGATATTGCAGCGGCCCTGCTGGCTGACGAGACCGTTTCGCCGGTGCTTTATCCGATTGATGAAAGCTGCGAGAACTACGATTACGCTGCCTGGGCTGATTCCTACGTCTATGGTGCGGGCCTGGCCGGCGATTGGTACGAACTGGCCGGCAAGCATGCCGAAGATCTTTCGGAATTGCTGGAGCCGATGTTCCTGCTCAACGGCATGCTCAAAGAAGACGTCGAGAAAAGTGGCGATCGCTGGTTCTCGCCGGCGGAAGAGGCTCGCCTGATCGATGATATCCAGGAAAATCTGCCGGTCATCGTCCAGGCGCTTTACAACTTCTGGCGCAACAAACGTTCGGGCGGCACGGTCAGAAACGAAGAACCGAAATCTGGCCGGAACGATCCTTGCCCCTGCGGCAGTGGCCGGAAATTCAAGCAATGCTGCGGTCGACCGGATAAATTGAACTGA
- the gcvA gene encoding transcriptional regulator GcvA, translating into MPYRLPPLSTLRTFDAAARHLSFKRAAEELCVTPAAVSQQVKTLETHLGVALFLRHQKGLQLTEAGLAMHPKIREGLDCFSAGIEATRLDGQLALNLSAPPSFATRWLVPRLPRFSSAHPDVAIRISSLRDNIDGQQGLTVPAGATAGKRSEGIDVAIRFGTGQYPGYQVRKIVAPEFVMVCSPRLLEGTFPLLQPEDLRHQTLIHDESIPLVDMRPSWDEWLKLADVSGVDSERGPRFSNSLMALEAALEGQGVALALKPLIEADLAAGRLVIPFDISMPSAYVYFLVTAKSVAEKSIVLAFEQWLQTEINAR; encoded by the coding sequence TTGCCCTACCGCCTTCCTCCCCTTTCCACCCTGCGTACTTTCGACGCAGCTGCCCGCCACCTCAGTTTCAAGCGAGCGGCTGAAGAGTTGTGCGTTACGCCGGCCGCGGTTAGTCAGCAAGTCAAGACACTGGAAACCCATCTCGGGGTTGCTCTCTTTCTACGCCACCAAAAGGGCCTGCAGCTGACCGAAGCCGGTCTGGCCATGCACCCGAAAATACGGGAAGGCCTGGACTGCTTTTCAGCCGGCATTGAAGCGACGCGGCTCGATGGTCAGCTTGCGCTGAACCTGAGTGCCCCGCCTTCGTTCGCAACACGCTGGCTGGTCCCTCGCCTGCCCCGCTTTTCATCTGCCCACCCTGACGTGGCTATCAGGATTTCAAGCCTGCGCGACAATATCGACGGCCAGCAGGGATTGACCGTTCCTGCCGGAGCGACCGCCGGCAAGCGCAGCGAAGGGATTGATGTGGCGATCCGTTTCGGTACCGGGCAGTATCCGGGCTACCAGGTCAGGAAAATCGTTGCCCCGGAATTCGTCATGGTGTGCAGCCCGCGTTTGCTTGAAGGAACGTTTCCCCTGCTGCAACCGGAAGATTTGCGGCACCAAACCTTGATTCACGACGAATCGATTCCGCTCGTTGATATGCGTCCGAGCTGGGACGAATGGTTGAAGCTGGCCGATGTCAGCGGTGTTGATAGCGAACGCGGCCCACGTTTTTCGAATTCCCTGATGGCACTTGAGGCGGCGCTGGAAGGTCAAGGCGTCGCGCTGGCCCTCAAGCCGTTGATCGAAGCCGATCTGGCCGCCGGTCGCCTGGTCATTCCCTTTGACATCAGCATGCCTTCGGCCTACGTTTATTTTCTGGTCACCGCCAAAAGCGTGGCAGAAAAAAGCATTGTTCTCGCCTTTGAACAATGGTTGCAGACCGAAATCAACGCTCGTTGA
- a CDS encoding helix-turn-helix transcriptional regulator, producing MLTHLPFDPVPRRAPTVDEPVTVNLRSPPADVHVPSHRHDWAQLAYPLRGSIRISAAGMAWLVPALRAVWIPPGIEHDVVMLGKVELRTVYVAAEVVPLPLDACAVVEVSDLMRSLIEALSEIEPDRAVDRERRRLMIALLLEEMRRAPPLSLGFPLPKDRRLQALCSALMDDPGSPLSLTQWAERVGASERTLARLFKSDLGTHFAAWRQQVRLARALDLIGRGWPLGEVAHALGYASPAAFSAMFKRAFGVPPSSFLQSAI from the coding sequence ATGCTGACACATCTGCCTTTTGATCCTGTCCCGCGTCGAGCGCCGACAGTCGATGAGCCGGTAACGGTCAATCTGCGGTCGCCACCCGCCGATGTGCACGTCCCTTCACACCGCCACGATTGGGCGCAACTGGCTTATCCCTTGCGCGGCAGCATCCGCATTTCAGCCGCCGGGATGGCCTGGCTGGTTCCGGCCTTGCGTGCCGTCTGGATTCCGCCGGGTATCGAACATGATGTCGTGATGCTGGGCAAGGTTGAGTTGCGGACGGTGTACGTGGCGGCCGAAGTGGTTCCGTTGCCGCTTGATGCCTGTGCTGTTGTCGAGGTTTCCGACCTGATGCGATCCTTGATCGAGGCATTGAGTGAAATTGAGCCCGATCGGGCAGTCGACCGCGAAAGACGCCGCTTGATGATTGCCTTGTTGCTCGAAGAAATGCGCCGCGCTCCACCGCTCTCGCTGGGATTTCCCCTGCCGAAAGATCGTCGCCTGCAGGCCTTGTGCAGTGCGTTGATGGACGACCCCGGCTCGCCGCTCAGTCTGACGCAGTGGGCCGAACGGGTCGGGGCCAGCGAGCGGACCCTGGCGCGCTTGTTCAAGAGCGATCTGGGCACTCATTTCGCTGCCTGGCGGCAGCAAGTCCGGCTGGCCCGGGCGCTTGATCTGATTGGCCGCGGCTGGCCACTTGGCGAAGTAGCGCATGCGCTTGGCTATGCCAGTCCTGCCGCTTTTTCGGCGATGTTCAAGCGGGCCTTCGGTGTGCCGCCCAGCTCTTTTCTGCAAAGTGCCATCTGA